In Streptomyces chartreusis, the following proteins share a genomic window:
- a CDS encoding DUF881 domain-containing protein produces the protein MPQPPPVRSTSTPPARPDASMSLLNNVMDHSLDDGYAEAAARKKAAGAGGLPKTLRAKLGLAAGLVLAALVVTVGAAQARVAAPVVAKEREELIDRIDRETATADELEETVDDLRADVSARQREALKTVGGDQAELVGILAGSVEVHGPGVKLVVNDAKEAGTDGDGDARGSSGFSDTGRVRDRDMQRVVNGLWESGAEAVSINGQRLTALSAIRAAGDAILVDNKPLVPPYTVLAVGDGERLSTRFQDSADGLYLHALQENFGIRTSISVQGDLRLPAAPSVIVRTAQPNTEKTEKGTS, from the coding sequence ATGCCGCAGCCGCCCCCCGTTCGGAGCACATCCACGCCCCCTGCGCGCCCGGACGCGTCCATGTCGCTGCTCAACAACGTCATGGATCACAGCCTCGATGACGGATACGCCGAGGCCGCTGCCCGCAAGAAGGCCGCGGGTGCCGGGGGACTGCCGAAGACGCTGAGGGCGAAGCTGGGGCTCGCCGCCGGTCTGGTGCTCGCGGCGCTCGTGGTGACAGTGGGAGCGGCGCAGGCGCGCGTGGCGGCTCCGGTGGTGGCCAAGGAGCGCGAGGAACTGATCGACCGCATCGACCGGGAGACGGCGACGGCGGACGAGCTGGAGGAGACCGTCGACGACCTGCGCGCCGACGTGAGCGCGCGGCAGCGCGAGGCCCTGAAGACGGTCGGCGGCGACCAGGCGGAGCTCGTGGGCATCCTCGCGGGCTCGGTCGAGGTGCACGGCCCTGGCGTGAAACTGGTCGTGAACGACGCCAAGGAAGCGGGCACGGACGGCGACGGCGACGCGCGGGGGTCGTCCGGGTTCTCCGACACCGGCCGCGTGCGCGACCGCGACATGCAGCGGGTGGTCAACGGGCTGTGGGAGTCGGGCGCGGAAGCCGTCTCGATCAACGGACAGCGGCTGACCGCCCTGTCGGCGATCAGGGCCGCGGGTGACGCAATACTGGTCGACAACAAGCCACTGGTACCGCCGTACACGGTGCTGGCGGTGGGGGACGGGGAGCGGCTGAGCACCAGGTTCCAGGACAGTGCCGACGGGCTGTACCTGCACGCCTTGCAGGAGAACTTCGGCATCCGGACCAGCATTTCCGTGCAGGGAGACCTGCGGCTGCCCGCCGCCCCGAGTGTGATCGTACGTACAGCACAGCCGAACACCGAGAAAACCGAGAAGGGCACATCGTGA
- a CDS encoding small basic family protein gives MIAVLGLVVGVVAGLLVRPEVPAVVEPYLPIAVVAALDAVFGGLRAMLDGIFDDKVFVVSFLSNVVVAALIVFLGDKLGVGAQLSTGVVVVLGIRIFSNAAAIRRHVFRA, from the coding sequence GTGATCGCCGTACTGGGCCTCGTCGTCGGAGTCGTGGCCGGACTGTTGGTCCGGCCGGAGGTTCCGGCAGTCGTCGAGCCTTATCTGCCGATCGCCGTCGTGGCGGCTCTGGACGCCGTCTTCGGGGGTCTGCGGGCCATGCTCGACGGCATCTTCGACGACAAGGTCTTCGTCGTGTCGTTCCTGTCCAACGTGGTCGTGGCCGCGCTGATCGTGTTCCTAGGCGACAAGTTGGGCGTCGGCGCCCAGCTGTCCACGGGTGTCGTCGTGGTGCTCGGCATCCGGATCTTCTCCAACGCCGCGGCGATTCGCCGGCACGTGTTCCGGGCGTGA
- a CDS encoding DUF881 domain-containing protein, translating to MSNQEQTPENRLRKELPEEVAAGAGEAPEAPEGPEAPEEQGNRQAGLTGRQRLAQGLWPPRVTRAQLIVALLLFGLGFGLAVQVASNSDSDSALRGARQEDLVRILDELDDRTQRLEDEKQGLEKQRDELENSSNQAEEARRQTVEKERQLGILAGTVAAQGPGITMTIDDTKGTVEADMLLDAIQELRAAGAEAIQVNGVRVVAGTYLTDAGNSVSVDGNKINAPYRFKVIGKPQDLEPALNIPGGVVQTLEKEQATVTIERSDKIVVDALRAAKRPDYARSSSQ from the coding sequence ATGAGCAACCAGGAACAGACCCCGGAGAACAGGCTGCGCAAGGAGCTGCCCGAAGAGGTGGCGGCCGGTGCGGGTGAGGCTCCCGAGGCCCCTGAGGGCCCGGAGGCGCCCGAGGAGCAGGGGAACCGGCAAGCCGGGCTGACCGGTCGGCAGCGGCTCGCGCAGGGGCTGTGGCCGCCCCGTGTGACCCGTGCCCAACTCATCGTCGCCCTGCTGTTGTTCGGCCTCGGGTTCGGTCTCGCCGTCCAGGTGGCGTCGAACAGTGACAGCGACAGTGCCCTGCGCGGCGCACGTCAGGAAGATCTCGTTCGCATTCTCGATGAACTGGACGACCGTACTCAGCGTCTAGAGGACGAGAAGCAAGGTCTCGAGAAGCAGCGTGACGAACTGGAGAACAGTTCGAACCAGGCCGAGGAGGCCCGCAGGCAGACCGTCGAGAAGGAGAGGCAACTCGGCATTCTGGCGGGCACGGTGGCCGCTCAGGGACCTGGCATCACGATGACCATCGACGACACGAAGGGGACGGTCGAGGCGGACATGCTGCTCGACGCGATCCAGGAGCTGCGCGCGGCCGGCGCGGAGGCGATCCAGGTGAACGGCGTACGCGTCGTCGCCGGGACCTACCTGACCGATGCCGGCAACAGCGTGAGCGTCGACGGGAACAAGATCAACGCGCCCTATCGTTTCAAGGTCATCGGCAAGCCGCAGGACCTCGAACCGGCGCTCAACATCCCTGGAGGCGTGGTGCAGACCCTCGAGAAGGAGCAGGCCACCGTGACGATCGAGCGGTCGGACAAGATCGTTGTGGACGCCTTGCGAGCGGCGAAGCGGCCTGACTACGCTCGGTCGTCCTCCCAGTGA